Proteins found in one Quercus robur chromosome 2, dhQueRobu3.1, whole genome shotgun sequence genomic segment:
- the LOC126702988 gene encoding uncharacterized protein LOC126702988, giving the protein MGTPRVVKSQAITDLLAQFPREEEFPLDDEVPGEVVMAEEVREQWVMKFNGSSTTHSGGVEVVLYHEEDKAVALSFKLEFPCSNNTAEYEAYLTGLATALEMRVKHLKVLGDSNLVICQAKGSFSLKKPSLAPYKAMVQRMEEKFSTFEIEHAPRNENWFVDALATLGSQIIFKRSIARIEVSKREESIIEVLKEKFREEQGEGDWQIPIKEILVKGDDAAELKMLKDYALVKEELYRRMLGGVLSRCVGQEEAQRKLKEIYDKTYGSCREVSLYRRLQRAGFYWPSMGKDAN; this is encoded by the coding sequence ATGGGGACACCTAGGGTAGTGAAAAGTCAGGCTATAACGGATTTATTGGCACAGTTTCCAAGAGAGGAAGAATTCCCACTGGATGATGAAGTTCCAGGGGAAGTAGTCATGGCAGAAGAAGTCAGAGAACAGTGGGTAATGAAGTTCAATGGATCTTCTACTACCCATTCCGGGGGGGTAGAAGTAGTTTTGTATCATGAAGAAGACAAGGCAGTGGCGCTATCATTTAAGTTGGAATTCCCCTGTTCGAACAACACAGCGGAGTACGAGGCCTACTTAACTGGGCTTGCCACGGCCCTCGAAATGAGAGTCAAACATTTGAAAGTATTGGGAGATTCGAACTTGGTTATCTGCCAGGCTAAGGGAAGCTTTTCCTTAAAGAAGCCTAGCCTAGCCCCGTATAAAGCGATGGTCCAGAGAATGGAAGAGAAATTTTCAACCTTTGAAATTGAGCATGCTCCGAGAAATGAAAATTGGTTTGTCGATGCATTGGCTACACTGGGTTCGCAAATAATCTTCAAAAGGAGTATTGCCAGGATAGAAGTCAGTAAAAGGGAAGAATCCATCATTGAGGTACTGAAGGAAAAGTTCCGGGAGGAACAGGGCGAAGGGGATTGGCAGATCCCCATAAAGGAAATCTTGGTAAAGGGAGACGATGCAGCAGAATTAAAGATGTTAAAAGATTATGCCTTGGTAAAAGAAGAGTTGTATCGCAGGATGCTAGGTGGGGTCTTATCCAGATGCGTGGGGCAGGAAGAAGCccaaagaaaattgaaagaaatatacGACAAGACTTACGGGTCTTGCAGAGAAGTCAGTCTTTACCGCAGACTTCAGAGAGCAGGCTTCTATTGGCCAAGTATGGGTAAAGATGCAAATTAA